The Sparus aurata chromosome 10, fSpaAur1.1, whole genome shotgun sequence genome includes the window AGTCCAGTTTTTCTGTGAAAGCATATAAAGAAGACTTAGATTATATAGAAATTTGatttagagttttttttttttttttagcgtaTGTTGCTCACCTCCGACATCCAGTCTGGTTCCTTTCCCATACAGAATCTTTCCGCATGAGGCCACGGCACAGTAATACGTCCCAGCATCAGACAGACTCACGTTCCTCTTGGAtaaactgtacacacactgtGCAGGAGACTCCGGGCTCTttacacactcactgctgctgttttcgTGGACGTACAAGATTCCCAAGTTGGAGTTTTGTGAATCTTTTTTGAACCAGTAAACGCTGTGCTCTCCGTCACCGGTTCCACTGTGCAGCGTGCAGTTCAGAGTCACGGAGCCTCCCGGCTGCACAGAGTCGGAGGCCGGCTGCTTGAGGAAAGACCTGCGATTAGAATCTGAAAAAAGCCATTTTAGAAAGAGTTAGGAAATAAAATGGACATTttgcctttgaaaaaaaaaaatgtaaatcgtAAACACCTACCATTTAACACCAAAAATATTCCTTGATCAAATTTAGGGACTGGAAATCCAGTCTGTCCACAGAAGTACATAGCTGAGTCTGACTCCCGGACAGAAGCGATGTGCAGATGGTAGACGCCTTCTCCAGTATGAACTGAAAACCGTTTGTCATCTTTAAACTGGTTATAAAAGATGTTGTGTGAGGATTTGTAGAAAGAAGCGATTATTTGAGGTTGCTCCCCTGCAACCTGCTTGTACCAGCACAGTTGTGAGCCACTGTTGTAGAAACACGGCAAAGTCACATTGTGTCCAGGGTTCGCGTAGAGCAGAGAGCCATCTGAAACACAAATAGAGATATATTACTCATAAGAactttgaatattttatttttaaatgcatggAGTCACAATTCAGGgcacaaaaattaaaacattcttaCAGTGACTTACAGCCTCTAAAGAAAAGAACCAAGAGCACATACAACTTGAACATCCTTCACTCTCCGCCGATCTGCGATCTGTGACTGTGGGATCCAGTGTGATTGCAGTTTCCATAAAGGGGTCAAAGACATGCACCTTCAGCGGAAAGATGTCTGTAACCCAGGTGGTGCAAATTTGTGGGTCGCAGTTCCTGcacaaaaggaaataaaaagctGTGGCCAGTTTTACTCAGGCAATTTTGCACATTTCAATGATTTTTGCTCAGGAAGAAACATTACCTGCAGACCAAACTTAACTTCCTAACAACAAGGTAAAAAAGAACTTTTCGCCAGCTTGTATGATTTTTGCTGTTGGCCTCATGGTGTTTTTGGAAGAAAATAGTTACACTTCTTGGGGTtagaacatgttttcagatgTATAAGGTGCACCTACCATGATACTGCATCCATTTGTGATTGCAAGTGATGCTTCACATGCACTAATTGGCCTGAGGAGGGCGCCAAcaacatttgatattttttttacagaaggaGTATTTGCTGTTGCCTTGTGCCTggcaggagacagagagaggagaggaggagagagccaATCCGAGGGATCCTGTATCTGAATTTCTAAATGGAAAATTGTTCAAAATTAGCTTTTTATAATCGATTTTGAAGGTAGTATCTggttattatatttttttcttcataaagCCACCAGGATAGAGTCAAGCTATAGTGTTCCCCATATCTTGTTAAAGAGATCATAATGTTTGTTTATAGTGTTACATACTTTTACTTGGGGGTCTTAGTAGAACAGGTTCtcatactttaattttcaaaaaacacattatttttctcatatggtgcAATGCTGCAGCATCCCAATACACACCTTGTCTTGAGCACTCTattttagctacagagtgaggCATCTGGCGTCTGTTCAATCAttggtgagagttgcacatatgcaattttatttgcatagcccaaaatcacaaatcacactGCCTCAGGGGGCCTCACAGTCTTAGACCCCTCGGCTGGAGTGAGGAAAACCTCCTCCAAAAGACCCTTTTAACAGGGAAAAAGTGGAAGATACCTTAGGCCCTCAAAGCAAGGACCCCTGTACTAGTATTTCTCCCAAACATTCTTTTAAGAAATTGGTCTCCATTTCATTACTTTTCATTTGTGATCATGAAAgtcatacacaaacaaacagcaccTTTGTGAAAACAACTCAGACAGTGGTCTGACTGTCGGTTCCTACAGCAGTCTTCATTAATGCTAGGCGGTGCTTAATTTAAATTACACAGTACACACTTTTCAAAAAGTATAATTCTGACAAAGGTATTTTAATATTGTACTCAATTTGTTAACTACAGTGCAGAAAGAAAGTTTCTCTTAATTACGCCCACCtatttttctcatatggtgcATTGCTGCAACATCCCTTCACGCTGTGTCTTGAACACGCTGTTTTAGCTACGGGGTGAGATATCTtgcctctgttcaatctttcATGAGTGTTGCACATACACATTACTTAATAGGAAGggtgtagccaatcagaggcggAGAAGGGCGGGTCATGCCGAGCAAGGtggtgtgatctaaaataactcTGCAACAGCTGGTAACCATGTCTTTGGTACAGCCATatatatttgatatatatatgtatatatatatatatatacatatatatatatatatatatatatatatatatatatatatatatatatatatatatatatatatatttatataacacCTGTTACATAGTGACGCTCAACTCCAAACCAGGCGTTTCAGAAagtgcaggagcagtgttttctgtgggaaagagtAACTCGCTTTGGCGtgggctttttcactttgcaggccttttacataacacaataaaggaaaggcaaaaacccCAGAATGCATAATATGATCTATTTTATGCACATTATACATATGAATACTAGCCTAGTGCATTGTTGTCCTTTTTCAttgtatagttttttttattatattatttcttTTGCTCCGCTGAATCAcccaaaagttttttttatcattgacATAAATGTGTTCTATCTTTCTATAACTTGTTcttggctaaaaaaaaaaaaaaaaagaaaaaatgttttgatgttccTACTCTTAATAGAAAATGTATATAGTGCAAAAGAGCATGATAAGTATatcacactgcatgaaaagtgggattttcggccccgcgAACGCCTgaaaatctccctaattttcggcagttaacgacaatttacaggttgtgaacgtggcgtttgtcagtgccgaaaattgtcggaaacgaaccatgacgtcagtggagctcccggaggtgcgaacgcctccaatttgcatatgaa containing:
- the LOC115589443 gene encoding uncharacterized protein LOC115589443; this translates as MFKLYVLLVLFFRGYGSLLYANPGHNVTLPCFYNSGSQLCWYKQVAGEQPQIIASFYKSSHNIFYNQFKDDKRFSVHTGEGVYHLHIASVRESDSAMYFCGQTGFPVPKFDQGIFLVLNDSNRRSFLKQPASDSVQPGGSVTLNCTLHSGTGDGEHSVYWFKKDSQNSNLGILYVHENSSSECVKSPESPAQCVYSLSKRNVSLSDAGTYYCAVASCGKILYGKGTRLDVGGEQHTLKKKKKL